The following nucleotide sequence is from Penaeus vannamei isolate JL-2024 chromosome 10, ASM4276789v1, whole genome shotgun sequence.
TAATCCCAAGATCTGTTACCTGAGAATATTATAACATTTTGGTTTGGTTCCCGATGGTCAAGCTAAAacagctatatgtatatgtgttggtagaaaaacccataatgtataatctagatttattgaggaaagtgagagtttgtgcattgtgggtttttctaccatagtatcaacacggtagagtgtttttctattcatatgtgtatgtgtatatgtatatatatgtgtgtgtgaatatatacatatatatatatatatgtatgtatatatatatgtatatatatatgtatacacacacacacacacacacacacacacacacacacacacacacacacacacacacacgcacacgcacacacacacacacacacacacacacacacacacacacacacacacgcacacgcacacacacacacacacacacacacacacacacacacacacacacacacacacatatatatatatatatatatatatatatatatatatatatatatatatatatgaaaatagcgCGCGGGTGTGCCTATATGTCGAGATGGTCTGAGGAAGTTATGAAGCATATCATATAATTCCCTGAATCATATCAGAACgccagtaaaaaataaataaataagatataaaaaaataaaaagcagtaCGTCACCATATACACAGATGCACGCCATGTGTACAAACAGATGTGCTAATGCCACGAGataacttattttttttatatatgttaattCTGATAGGTATACCCACATCCTTATAAACGCTACCAATCCCAATATATGATATGCAGCTGAATTGTATAAGAAATACAGCTCCTTGCAAATGTCGTGATATGTTTGCGAATTATGAATGGAAAGTGGAACAGCCAGAGGATAAACAAACCGGGAAGGGAAGGATGTGCGATACGCTACCAGCCGTACGATAATTTCTTTCTAAATTATATTTACTCATTGCCTTAAGTGGATTCAAAAACGGGTGTTTATGTATACCTGCATCATATATCGAAAGTAACCTTTTCAGGAAATATAGTGGGAATAATTACATTTGTTTATCGTGTATCTACCTGGTGTTCTTTTCCCGTTGGTAACAAGTTATCAAGTGCACATTTAAAAGGAAGATTtctgtgataaaaaaagaaaaaagttttcctCTCATATATCAAGAAAggctaagataaaaaaaatgttgagtGCAGAATGGATATGAGTGAATATTTATGACAAATTGTATACGAAGGACATTTATTATAACGAGTATCATTCAGTAATCTGGGAGTGAGGTCAATTGTAAGCCCATTTGTGAATACTGAATTTGAGAAAGTGCAAAGAAGACTAGATCCAGAAATCAAGGTCTGGACTTACAGGGAATACATGCAAATAAATAGTTCTTATTCCAGTGATTGGTTTAGTAAAATGTTGTATTATGTGCTGTTCCACACAATCTTGGTATCTTAATCTGATAAATGTAACATCAAACTTTTCTATTTGTAAAGTAAAAGTGGTATCCAATTGAAGTTTATTTCATCTTCAAAACACTACTTGTCCTCACATACAGCACAGTTTTTTTCAGTATACTATACAATGCATGCGATGGGAGGGCCCAAGTCCTCTGTGGCCTGACTGTGCATAAATCTGACCTGAAAAAGCTAAACATTGTGACAACAAGGCTGATATTATTAACTTTTTACATCCTCCACAGACAGGTTAATCAGTTATTAAGGTTAAAGATCCCATAGCCAGTTTTGTGTACCTTAAGCTCAGCGACCTTAATGTAATTGCTTGTCGAGAGCTAGCACTTTTCCCGTCAATTTTtggcaattttatttaacataaatacaaacattctcgaatatagctctagatttgagtatgcttggctggaAAATTTGACGtaaaggttttcaaacggaaacgatcattatcgtctgactggaaaatcgacaattcgctcaaaaatggacaaaatttcagaaaaattgtcaaaaatttgacggaaaaagtgctagtgtgacagcaccttaaataAAGGTACCCGCTGAGATCCACGGTTTCTCGTCTTATTTATGCACTTTTTATCGTTTAGTTTCATATTCGTCCGTGGGATGAAATCAGTTATCTAAGGGCTGAGCGGCACCCGTATTGGCCCTTCGGTGAGATCCTTCTCTCTTAAGGCACTAACTTGTACAGTTACCGAAAACGAACGAGTTTTCCGTGAATTACTAGGGATTCCCGGGCATGCAGGAGGTGCCTTGGGAATGCCCATCGCGAGGCACCCCGTGGCATTTGCTCCTTTGAAACAACTGTAACGTTGCTCCTGTCCCTCTGCCATTATTATTGgcactgtattattattactatcatcattattataattacgttaataataataatagtaataatgatgacaattatcataacttaatttttcatcattattgttgagattattattgttgttattattgttatcattattgctatcatgattactatttctgttagtatttttaaaatttttattcttgttgacaaagtttttactataattattatgataataatgatgatactaataattaccattgtttttattatgattagtggcattattgcttttgttatcaatattctcattatatatatatatatatatatatatatatatatatatatatatatatatcaatgtctctctctctctctctctctttctctctctctctctctctctctctctctctctctctctctctctctctctctctctctctctctctctctctctctctctttctctctctctctctctctctctctctctctctctctctctctctctctctctctctctctctctctctctctatatatatatatatatatatatatatatatatatatatatatgtatatatatacatatatatatacatatacatatatatgcatatatacaaatatacatatatacatatatatacatacatatatatatacataaattatatatatatatatatatatatatatatatatatatatatatatatacacgcacgcacgcacgcacacacacacacacacacacacacacgcacacacacacacacacacacacacacactcacacacacacacacacacacacacacacacgcacacacacacacacacacgcacacacacacacacacacacacacacacacacacacacacacacacacacacacacacacacacacacacactcacacacacacacacacgttcacacacacacacacacacatacacacacacatacacacatactcacacagagacacacacacccacacacacgctcacgcacgcacacacacacacacacacacacacacacacacacacacacacacatatatatatatatatatatatatatatatatatatatacatatatatatacatatatacaattatacatatatacacatatacatatatacatatatatacatatatatatatatatatatatatatatatatatatatatatatatatatatatacacacacacacacacacgcacgcacgcacgcacgcacgtacgcacgcacgcacgcacgcacacacacacacatatatatatatatatatatatatatatatatatatatatatatatatatatatatatatatgtatgtatgtatgtatgtatgtatgtacgtatgtatgtatattttatataattattgtaaagGAATTGTGAAGGATTCCTTGTCTCATATCATATGTATAGAATTAAGATCATAAAGGATGTATATGATTCATTTTATCAACAAAAGAatgattatttaatttaatttcgttTGTAACCTGGTGGCCACAGTGACGCAAGAGTTATACGAACGCCGTACAAAAACTCTTTGTTTTGAATCCGCGGAGGCCTTGACAGAGACCCATGTGATATGCGATGTGCTGCTAATGCTTCGACTAAtcttgttttatgaagatttAGGCTGGCCACACTGTAAGTCAACTATTTATAATGTTAAATATGTATTATCCAGATGTTTGAgcatatattaataacaaaattgtgtcttttatgtgatatataacttgaaattatgtgatataaTTATGTGCCATTTCTActgtattcttatatttttacgaagctttatttcagttatttacctaagaataatgttttgtttccaaaaggggggaggggggaggggtaaaatcACGCAGCTCcataagggtggggggagggggagggggaggggggagggggagtgcacGATAACAGCAACCTGTAAATATTGAAATGAAAAGTAATACCATTTAAACATCAATAAGAAGtgtaattatatgaaagacgagCCTAAATTTATGTCCTGACAATATCAGAAAGGCCGTATAATCAGAAAGACGAGCCAAACTTTGTCCAATATATACCGAATGAAATACTGTAAAGTAAATAAGAGCAACACGCAATGTGTACAAACTCAATATCTGATACACAATTTCTGATGAAATATAAAATGTGGTTATGTGaaccaaaataaagaaaacataacaTATCAAATtagtccgcccccccccccacttaattGCACGATCTcagttgattaaaaaaaatgtttaaacaaTATACAACACATACCGTCAGTGTGGAGGGTATAGACAAGCTGCGCACAAAGGTGCGTAGACTTTCAAAGATGGTGGTTATGTCCGTAGAGTTTTATTAGCCAATTTTTAGCTATTTTTGTGCTAGATTTTTGCGTTTTTGTTCGCTATTCTTCCTATTTAAGCCTCTTTTAAcccattttattttcttgatttatttcagATTAATGCTAAAATCAGATGCAGTCCCCACATTGCAGTTACCTACTCCAGGCCCAGGACGAGGTGGCAAAGAAGTGCAGCTCACTCCTTGAGGGGCGgcaactgagagagaaagaaagagattgctGGACGAGGCGGCCTGTGCCTGCTGCTGAGACCTGTGCAATGGCTACATTATCCAGTACAGTTGCTGAAGGAGTGGAATGTACCAATGACTGTGTGAATGGGGAGACAATTTCACAACTGACATCACCTGGTGCTGGTGAAAAGCAGCaggtatcctttttttttttttttttttttttttttttttttttttttttttttttcattacaggGGTTGCAACTGCTATTTCAATTATTTTAGGtccagatttttttccttttttttttagaatccagAAGAATTCTTGTGAGTTTTAATTCTGTAATGCCAGTACATTTGTGAAGAATTGCTGATCTTCTGTCAAAGATTTACTTTGGTAGGTGTTGTCTGACAGAGTTATAATTTTCACCTTTAATCCAGATGATGAAttgtactttttaaaaaattcttgcaTGATTTTCCTTATTCCTGTTCATTCTTTTGTACAGAGGTGCAAACACTGAAGGAGAATGATGCCTGTCAGAAatgtgagaagaaaggaagaactacAGCAACACACTGCAATCTCATTCAGTTTGATCATGGGCCCTCAAAACGTAAATGGGCGTCTGTTGCCCCTGCATCTATGACAGTGCAGCAGTGAGGATGATACTGAGATCGAGGAAGACGGAGATGGTGCCTGTGGTAACGACATGGATTATGTTCCAGAAGAAGAATCGGGTGAAGAATCAGGTGGAGAAGATGAAGTCCAATTTGAAAATGAGATTTGAGTAAATACGGTGAGTTGAATCATTGCACATTCAGGTCTGAAGTTGTGGTGTGAAAACCATGGCATGTAGAAAGTATTTTTATTCaggtttttcttgttcttctggaATAGTAATCCATGTTGCTAATAATGGAAAAACTAGACATTACAACTGAAATATGAATTGTCTGtatatttttactttgtttttcagGTGTGACCAAAATGAAGACCTGCATCAGCAAAAGAAGTATATAGTCTTTGAATCTTCATTGTTGATACTGCTGGCGATTTGTGACTTGTGAAAAGGGAAGACAAGCTGTTTTCGTTACTTGAAAGGAACTCTTATAAAGGTCCATGCAGTTGTGGCCATAAGAAACACTGGTGCAATCAGCCCTTTGTTAGAAATATGCCAGTCATGAACTTGCTTCTCAGTGCAGCCATTCTATTTACTGGCAGTTTGCCAAGCAAGACCTTCAGAATATTCAGGTAAGTGAATCCATATTGATGGCAAAAAACAATGATTTGTAAAGTTACATGATTAAGCATGTCATTTATTTAAGACAATACTAAGCAGAGGTAATGAACATAAAATTAATCTGATTATTGAATATTGAAGGTCTTACGTATCGATAGTTTTGTAGCTACCTTCGTTGTTAGAACTAACAGTTTAatttctcctttcactttttttaatATTCAGTGCCGCAAGATTGGACCTTTCCCATCATCAACTTACACATCCATGATGCAGTAAGCATAACATGGAAAAAGAAAGTAGTGTACTGCTCTCTTCGCTTGTGGAAAAAGATATGGTACTCAGAGGTGATGCAAGATGTGATAGCATGGGTCATTGTGCCAAATATGTTAGCTACACTTTAATAGAACTGGATATAAATAAGGTGTTGACAGTTCAGTTAGTACAGGTAGGTAATTCCCAAAAGCTGAGCCAATATTCATTTTAAAAATAAGTAATTTCCATCAGTGGTTGAATCGTCTTCACCAGCTGTCGCAAACTAACTGACCAACATTAGGTTTCCTTAGATTTCTTGATTTCATCCAGTAGCTGATGACTAAATATAATTCTTTGCAGAACAATGAATCTGGAGGGAGTTATGGAATGAACTAAAAGGTCTGAAGAGGTGCTGTAGAGACATAGAAGGGTATAGAGTGAAAGCTGTAGTCACTGACTGACATCGCCAGGTTGCCAAGTGAATTAGAGAAAAATGGGGTGTAACAGATTACTTTGATTCCTGGCATATTATTAGAGGTGAGTGAAAGATAggaataatttagataataataGTTTTCCTACTAATATGGTTCTGAAAGAACAATTGCATTTTGGACACACATGGCAATTAACTGGATAATTTACATTTTCAGGTCTAAGCAAAAAGCTTGAGGCACAAAGACAATGAATGTCAAGTCATGGATACAGAGCATCAAGTGCCACTTATAATGGTGTGCTCTGTCATCCCAAAACAGAGATGAAATTAAACAGAAATGGCTTGGTTTTGTCAACCACATACAAAATGTACACGATAAATGCACTCATCCACCAATAACTTGTAACAAAGAGTGGATACTGCCAGGTTAGTgttaataaaggaattgtcactTCATTTGGCTATTCTTTCCTCCCATTTTAATTCATAGTTCAAAGATACCTCATAAACTAAATACTGTCATTTCCATTACAGGGACAGGCTAATGTTGAGGTTGTCGACTTGCTGACAAAAACTATGCTCATCAATGAAATTGGCAAAATGTTCAACCTAGGACCAACAAGTGGAGTTGAGGCCTACCACAGTGTGGTCAATCATTTTGCCCCAAAAATGTACAAATTCTCTTAGAAAGGAATGATCAGCAGGCAAGTTGGAGTGCTCTCATTTGTTTCATTGTCCCTCCTAATCATAGTGATTTCAAACTTTGGGGATGGAGTCATTTCAACAGTATTACACTCTACTGAGTTAATAAATATCAACCAAGGGGACAAATCACTGTCGtgatatatgggatatatattttttgtaaaaatTTGATTTACTCTTTCGTCATTTAATATGGTTTGTTTAATTTCAGAATTCTACTGGCAGCAATGCATTACAATGAAAATGCAGGTAGAGCGCTGAAAGTGACTAGGCAAAGGAAAAAGTGCTACAGTATTGTCTACCGAAAGTACAAGAATGGGGGATATTCGCTGAGGAAGGTTCTAGTGGACTCTACTTATGGTATGTATTGAACTAGTGCTTGTACAGTCTAACAATGTTGCAGTATGCTGGATTGAAACATTATTTACTACTACCTTGTTCCAAAGACATTTTTAATCACATTGATTATTGATACCATCTTCAGCATTTTCACTTGGATTGGAAGAAGAGTCATAGGATGGGACCAATAAAACACAAGCATTTCTTCCTGGTTTTTCATTGTGTAAATTTCACCCAATTTACTTCCAGAATATGCAAATGAATGTCTCTTGGAAGTGATGAACCAAGCCAAGATACAAAAGCATGCAAGGAGCTTCAAAGAAACTACCGTGCCACCACATCTTTCTTCTGCCACTGCCAACAAACCAGAAAAGAAACAAGCTGTTGCAGAAAATCGTTCACATTTTATGAAAAGGAGGTGTAACTAGAACTTTTGAGTGGGAGTCAATTCTACATATAGTTGGAAAGGAACCTAAGGGTGTACACAGGTTTCCATTTAGCCTGGGTGTTGAATAGAACCCAGTGTCACTTGTCTCTTGTTTGTGATTGATCGAGTTATACAGTCATACTGTTTAAAACTGAATGCACACAATGGTGTACTATGCAAGTGTGAAATGATCAACCAATCAAGAGGGTATCCTGCTTATTCTTGGAGACAATATGTACAATGTTATATTGCAGATAATTACATTTTGCTTGACTGCATTAAAACCTGTTTCTTATTTTGTCATTTTGTAGTAGCAATTGTCAGCACTCCCAGTAGTTTTTGCTCAGGGCATATCTGGATTATAAAATATTGGAGCCCACTTGGCCTGTCAACATTTGCGGCATAGTGCACCGATGTCTCTGTTTCACTGGTGACCTGAGTTCAGACACTACACCCCCAGACAAGAGGGCAAAGCAAAAGGTGATGATCCCAGTGTCCAGGCAGCGATGGGGATGTGCAACGATCGATGATGTCTCAATTTCTTGGCGATGTGGGTTCTAGCATATGTCtacttacacaagcaaaattcaCCAAATTCCTGTTGACAAACAAGAACAAACTTTGAGTTGGTTGGAGTTTAGTGTACCCATCTAATGTCTGATCCAGTATGGATTGATGTACATGGCGATGTATagttgtattactacacagaggtaggataggtacaccccaaaaagaacaacacaaataaataccaatGCCCCTTCACTTGCGAATGGATGTTGGCCTCCAACTCGAGTgtagacaagagatagctcagcctacGGAAATTTTGTAGCATATAGAAGCGGGATCACATGTTCAACCATAAAAAATTATTTAGAAAATCACCATTCTTTCAATCTCTTCTGGTCTCGATGCCACTACATGTCTGGTTGGTTTGGCACAACTTTCACAACATCCATGGCGTCAGGCTTGTGCATGTActgtccaacaaccatcaacccttgatattcctcttcttccaactctttgtAGATGTAGTCACTCTCTGAAGAACTTGTACCAATGTCCTTGTATGAATAATCTGATGAAACTTTACTGATTTCACTGCTGCTGTAGTCTTGTTGTGAGTCCATCATGTTATACAAtatattgaatgcagagaatttGTGAttgtgttctggaattgacgtcacacatccgggttctgGGATTTTCACAGGAAGATATGACTTGACTTTgtaatcgaaataaatcaataaattctcaaatttggggaattatttttagatttccttttttactgatattagagagatggtttgtgaGCTAATATTTCCTTATTTAAAGTTTTCGGTTGATACTTCACATAATCCCTTTAATGTTTAAATGATACTTGTCTAGCagtattctttttataatttcctattgatttattcttaatatttctatctcatattgcattactattatttgatttttgtatgatttatttcctttatttgtgtaCAACTTTATATTTCCAAATTTGTGAGGATTTATTTTCCTACAGCTTTTCACTGCAAGCAAGTGTTGTCATCTAGCAAGTTACACTGTTTATGCCTACCAGCTTGTGAACTTaacaataaaggtttaactgactgcaAGTGTTTTATTTGAGGCagtacagtaataaaaatgataccaacaataatgaaaatgataaaatactaACTATAATGTgagcaatgaagataatgatgatgatcataatagttaaaaaaaattataatggcaGTTTTAGTacaagtgaaaataataaaaatcataatgatgatgataatgaaattactgatactagtgatgatgatgataataacaacagcaacaataataacaatgataatgataataataatgacaataaaaaaaggataataataagaacaacaatgatgataataatgataatgatataaggaataataaaaaatgatgttaataatgataataataatgattatagaaatggtaatatcaatagaaataataattataataatcataatgataatgatagcaataacgataatgataatgataatgatagaaataaataataatgatagtgataatataataaaaataacaataataataatagtaaatgtggtaatgattataataagaatcatattaatgacaataatagtaattgaaataataaaagcagcaccagcagtaataatgataataatgatcatgataatgataataaaaatgataatgaaaattgtgatagtaaaaaagtgataattaatgcaatagtagtagcagtaataatgataatgataagaataacaatgataataataataataataataaaaatgatgataatagttatgataataatcacgatgataacatttataatgttaataataataactgtagaagtaatgggttaggttaggttaggttaggttaggttaggtcgggtggggtggggtggggtggggtggggtggggtggggtggggtgggggggggggggggggggggggcgggggggggggggggggggggggggggggtggggcggggtgggggggggtggggtggggtgaggtgaggtgaggtgaggtgaggtgaggtgaggtgaggtgaggtgaggtggggtggggttggtgccAGTTTCCGCGGCCAGTTGGGCTGCGCGGCAAGTTGTCCTAGACGCAAAAACATGATAGCTGTAATCTGTaacgaaggagggatagagaaaatggCGAAAGACTTGATTCGAAAAGTTGCAAACTAAacttagaaaaaaagggaaacagaaatagCAAATAAGAATCTCTGGCTGGGaaacgaaagaggggaggagagagagagagagagagagagagagagagagagagagagagagagagagagagagagagagagagagagagagagagagagagagagagagagagagagacgtgcgcagaaagagagagaaagagaaattaaaagagagggagatagatagagagagagagaaattgaatgagaaaaagagagggagatagagaaattgatagaaagagagagagaaaccgagaccgagagagggagagggagagagagaaattgagagagagagagagagagagagagagagagagagagagagagagagagagagagagagagagagagagagagagagagagagagagagagagagagaagaagagaaagagaaagagagagagagagaaacagagaccgagagagggagagagaaatagagagagagagagagagagagagagagagagcaagaaagagatcgagagatcgagtaggtcagacagacaaaagagaaaaaaagagtcagacacaaaccaagagaaaaaagagagacaaaaaggcagagagaggtagagaaagaaataacaacaaaaaagagtgACTAAACACCCCGGTACATAAATAACCTCCACGGTCTGTCTTctcgttacaaaaaaaaaaaaaaaaaaaaaagaaaaaaagaaaaaaaaagtgaataaataaaaataatcaaattaatagttaaaaaaacaaggacaagaaaaataaaaataaataaataaataaataaacaatcaaggacaaaaaaaataaataaaaataataaaaaaataaatagaaaaacaaggacaagaaaaaattaaaacatgaaatagataaataaaacaacaaggacaaaatgaataaataaataaataaaaatcataaaaaataaataaaaaacacaaaaaaataaagatataaaagaaataaataatgaacaaaaaaggacaaataataataataatgatgataataataataaaaaacaaggacaagtaataataataataataataataataacaataataataaacaaggacAAGAACCCCCCACATTGCAACCTCTTTCTCTGCAACAAGGAACCTCAAGGCCGAGCGAAGGACTTGCGAGGTCCGTGAggtggaggagctggaggagagggggaaaggggaggaggaggaggaaaggaaagtgagggggaaaggggagaggagaaagggaagtagagggagaaagagggaagggagaggggggaaagaggaaagggagagagaaagagggaagggagaaggggagaggaggaggaggaggaggaaagggggggagggaaggagaggggaaagagggaagggaggtggggaaagaggaggagaggggagaagggaaggagagggagaaagagagaagggagaaggggagaggaggagaggaaaaggggagaaaggaagagaagaagagagggtagggagacgggcaaagagggggaggggagaaggggagaggaggaggggaaaatggaggaggagaggaaaaggggagaaaggaagagaagaagagagggtagggagacgggcaaagaggaggaggggagatgggaaaagagaaggagagggaagggagagggggagagaggggagaaagtgaaagaagaagaaatagtgatAGTGAATAGTgaatttcttcttcttgtccttcttcttcttattcctctctccttgtctttcttttttcttctccctttctcttcttctactctattctttcttcttctctcgtaaGCAATTCTTCTTAGATATTAATGAGGATGTTATTGAAGGGAATTGTGAAAATAAGAatcggaaaaagaaaagaaaacaaaagaaaagaaaagaaaaaagaaagaaaagaaaagaaaagaaaaaagaaaagaaaagaagagaaaaaagaaagagaagaaaagaaaagaaaagaaagaaaagaaaagaaaagaaaagaaaagaggaaaagaaaagaggaattgaagaaaaaagtgggaaaagggtcgaaagttattttttattttgaaacgGACTTTTAACGATggcaaaaacaaacgaaaaaaatcacAGGTCATTGGATAAGGGAGATTATCATGTCAGTGCAGAAAGGAGGGTCACATTTCATATTAGGTCACAGGTCATAAGGGTGCAGATCAATGTACTATTttccgcc
It contains:
- the LOC113805919 gene encoding uncharacterized protein; its protein translation is MISRILLAAMHYNENAGRALKVTRQRKKCYSIVYRKYKNGGYSLRKVLVDSTYEYANECLLEVMNQAKIQKHARSFKETTVPPHLSSATANKPEKKQAVAENRSHFMKRRCN